The genomic stretch TTTGGATTGTATGAAGGATTATTTACCATAGATAATATTTCTCCGGTTTTGATATCAATTAAAATAGCAACACCGAAGTCTGCTTCATTTTCATTTATTGCTCGATTAAGTTCTTGATATACGATGGTTTGTAATTTTTTATCGATACTTAATATTAAGTTATTAGCATCATATTTTTTAATTAAAGATTCGTTTTCTATTACTTTTCCCTGATTGTCTTGTCTTATTTTTCTTTTTCCTGGTTTTCCTGTTAAAAATAAGTTAAAACTTTTTTCTATACCTTCAATACCTTCTCCATCTATATTATTAATACCAATTAATTGAGCTGCAATTTTACCTGAAGGATAATATCGTTTCGATTCTTCTATAAGAAAAACTCCTGGTAATTTTAATTCTTTAATATAATTTGCAATTTCTGGATTTATTTGACGTGCTAGATATATAAATTTAATATTTTTATGAGTACTAATGCGAGATATTATTTTTTTTAATGGAATTGACAATATTTCTGATAAAGCTTTCCAGCGTATATTATTTTGAATATCATTCATATTTATAATTAAAGTTGGATCGATAAATACCGCATTTACTGGAACAGAAACAGCTAAGGGATATCCTGATCTATCATTAATAATTCCTCTTGCGTTAATTACTGGTTGTATTCTAAGTGTTCGACGATCTCCTTCATAAGTTAGTTTTTTAGAGTTAATAACTTGCAGAAATATTATTCGCAACGTTAAAATTAATAAAAAGAGAAATACAATACTGCATAATGTAATAAAACGCCAGTTTATATAATTAATCTTTTTTTTTTTAAATAATCATATTTTTTTTTTGTATGCATGTGTTTAAATATCTATTATGTTTTAAATGTATTTTGGTATTTTTTTAGTTAAAAATTCCGTGCTAATTAAAATGTAATTGAAGAAAGAGTATTTTTTTCAATTATCAAATTTCTCCATTCATCATATTTTTTTTTTTTTTTTATATTCAAAATTTCTTCCTCAGTAATCAATAAACGAGTGTTATAAACTACAATAATAACAGCATTGGCAGAGAGAATTATTGCTAATAATAAAATCAAATGAACTTTTCCATATAATAAGAAATCATTTTTGATGATTTGTGGTAAATTATAACGTTTTTTTTTCATATATTCTCTTTTATTTCAGCTATTCGTAGTACAGAACTACGAGATCGAGGATTTTTTTCAATTTCTTTTTGATTTGGTAAAATCCTATTAATAATTTTTAATTTAGATATTTTTAGTTGATTTAACTTTTTTTCTGTAATAGGTAAACCATAAGGAACAATTTCTTTTTTGCTATTTTTCATCATGAAATTTTTTACTATTCTATCTTCTAAAGAATGGAAGCTAATAACTGAAATACGACCCCCTGGTTTTAATATTTTTAATGTATTTTCTAAACCTTTTTGAATTTCTTTAAATTCTTGATTGATGTAGATTCTAATTGCTTGAAAGCTTCTTTTAGCAGGATGTTTAAATTTATTTTTAGTAGGTATTGCTTTTTTTATAATTTCTACTAATTCGAAAGTAGTTTTTATTTTTTTCTTTTTACAATAATTTTTTATAGCATATGCAATTCTTTTTGAGAATCTCTCTTCTCCAAAATTTTTTAAAACAAAAGAAATTGTTTTCATATCACTTTTGAATAGCCAATCTGAAGCAGAAATACCGATATTTGGATTCATTCTCATATCTAAAGGACCATTTCTTTTGAATGAAAATCCTCTTTTTTCATCTTCTATTTGTAGTGATGATGTTCCTAAATCAAATAAAATTCCATTTACTTTTCCAATAATATTTTTAAATTTTATATGATTTAAAATTTTTGAAAAGTTTTCATGTACTATATGAAATCGTTTATCTTTAATTTGATTCCCTATAAAGACTGCCATTGGGTCTTTATCAATAGAATATAATTCTCCCTTTTCCCCTATTTCTTTTAAAATTGCAAGAGAATGTCCACCCATACCAAAAGTACTATCGATATAAATACCATTTTTTTCTATTTTTAACGATTTTATTACTTCTTTTTTCATTACAGAAATATGTTTTATTTTTTGGTTCATAGTGGAATATGTAGATATTAAAAAAGAAGTTACATGGTCATTTTTAAAATGAAATGACCATGTTTAATATAAAAATTTAGTTGATTATTTTTTAATCAAACTTTTAAAATTTATTTATAAAAAAAAGTTAGCCTCGAGAAATTCCGATTATTCCAGAACGAGTCATTTCAATAATTTCTGATATATTTCGAATTATTTTAAGAAAAGAATCTAATTTTTTTGTAGTACCAGCAAGTTGTATAACGTATGTTGTAGATGTAATATCCACAATTTGACCGCGAAATACTTCAGTAGTATGTTTTACATCGTCTTTTGTACAATTATTTTTTTGTATTTTTAGTAACATTATTTCGCGTTCTATATGCGAATTTTGTCCGATCTTAATTACTCTTAACACATCAATTAATTTATGCAGTTGTTTTTCAATTTGTTCAATAGATTTTTCATTGCCAATTGTTTGTATAGTCATTTTAGATAAACTAGGATCTTCTGTTGGTGCAACTGTAATAGTTTCTATGTTATAACCTCTTTGTGAAAAGAGTCCTATCACACGTGATAATGCACCTGATTCATTCTCTAAGAGAATTGACAAAATTCTTCGCATATTTTAGGAAACCTCTTTTTTCCTTAACCACATTTCATTCATACCGCCACCTTGAATTTGCATGGGATAAACATGCTCAGAATGATCTATGTTAATATCTACAAAAACTAAATTTCCTTCGGATAATTTTTTAAATGCAAAAGTTAATTTTTCTTCTAGTTCTTCATTTTTATTTACTTTTACACCAATATGTCCATATGATTCAACTAAATTCACGAAATTTGGAAGTGAATCCATATAGGAATGTGAATGTCTACCAGAATAAATCATATCTTGCCATTGTTTAACCATACCTAAAGATGAATTATTTAAATTAACTATTAGAATAGAAAGATTATACTGTCGTGCTGTGGATAATTCTTGAATATTCATTTGAATACTGCCATCTCCAGTAATACAAATTACAGTAGCTTTTGGTAAAGCTAATTTTACTCCTAAAGCAGCAGGTAAACCAAAACCCATTGTTCCTAATCCGCCTGAATTTATCCAACGTCTAGGTTTATTAAATTGATAATATAGTGCAGTAAACATTTGATGTTGACCTACATCAGAAGTGATATAGGAATCACCTTTTGTTAACTTAAAAAGAGTTTTAATAATTGTTTGTGGTTTGATTTTATTACTTTTTGTATTATATTTTAAACTTTTAATTTTTTTCCATTCTTCTATAGAATGCCACCACTCTTCTAAAGAGTTTGTTTGTTTTTCTTTTTGTATTAATTCTATCATTTCCTTTAAAACTTGTTTTGCATCGCCGACAATAGGGATATCTGCTGTAACAGTTTTAGAAATTGAGGTAGGATCAATATCAATATGTAAAATAGTAGCATTTGGACAGTATTTTTTTAAGTTGTTTGTTGTTCTATCGTCAAATCGTACACCAATTGCAAAAATTACATCGGCATGATGCATTGTCATATTGGCTTCATAAGTGCCATGCATGCCAAGCATAGAAATACTTTGAGTATGATTTCCTGGAAATGCACCTAATCCCATCAAGGAAGTCGTCACAGGGCAATGAATTTTTTCTGCAAATATACGTAATTCTTCGCTACTATTAGAAGTAATTATTCCACCGCCTGCGTAAATTACAGGTTTTTTCGCTTTTAATAATGTACGTAATGCTTTTTTAATTTGTCCTTGATGCCCTTTCGTATTTGGATTATAAGAACGTATATGTATGCTTTTTGGCCATGAAAAATTATATTTATTTCTTTTTTTTAAAATATCTTTTGGCAAATCAATAACTACTGGTCCAGGTCGTCCAGTAGATGCTAACCAAAAAGCTTTTTTAAAAACAGTAGGTATATCTTCAGTTTTTTTTACTAAAAAACTATGTTTTACTATGGGACGAGAAATACCAATCATATCACATTCTTGAAATGCGTCGTACCCAATTAATGATGATGCTACTTGACCAGAAATCACTATCATTGGAATAGAGTCCATGTAAGCTGTAGCAATACCAGTAATAGCGTTAGTGGCACCTGGACCAGAAGTCACCAGTACAACACCTATTTTTCCAGTAGATCTTGCGTATCCATCCGCCATATGGGTTGCAGCTTGTTCGTGTCGTACTAAAATGTGTTCAATCCCCCCAACAGTTTTAAGGGCATCATAAATATCTAGTACGGCACCACCAGGATAACCAAATATATGCTGTATTCCCTGATTAACTAATGATCTAATGACCATTTCGGCTCCTGATAATATTTCCAACTTTTCCTCCAGGATGCTAATTTATTAGGTTTTATTTTCTAGTTTTCTATTTGTAGTTTATCCTGATAGTTTATTTAGATAAAATCAGATTTGTTTAATATATAAAATTCTTTGTATTGTTTATTTAATATAATAATAAATTTAAAATGTCTAGAAAACTAATTTTTTTAATTAGGATAATTTATATTATTACAAATATAATAAATATTATCAATCTATTGAAATAAATTTAAATATATTAAAAGTAATTTTTTAATTTAATAAACATTTTTCGTTCTTAGTATAAATTTTTTAAATTCAGGTGATGTCCATGTAAAAAGAGAGTTATTTTTTTGATTAATTAAACAAACGGCTAGCTTTTCTTTTAATGCTAGTGTTTTTGCTTTTTTAAAACCTAAAAGAAGCAATCCTGTATCCCAACCATCAGCCTCTAAAGCAGTTGATGAAATAACACTCACAGAAACTAAATCACTTTTTGTGGGCATGCCAGTCGTAGGGTCAATAAGATGTGAAATTTTTTTTTCTTTTAAATAGTAGTAGTTACGATAAGTACCGGCTGTACTAATTGATTGATTTCTTAAATGAATTAGTAAGTGAATTGATTTTTTTTTATCAGTAGGTTTTTGAATTGCGATAATTTTATCCTGATCTTCTTTTTTTATATAAACTTTTATTGCTCCACCAACTGAGACAATGTAGTCTTTTATTTTTTTTTTTTAAGTATTGAAGCTATATGATCTACAGCAAATCCTTCTCCTAAGGTAGATAGGTTAATTTCTATTCCATTTATATCTTTTTGAATATAATTTCCCATAGAATTACTAGTTATTTTTAAGTGCTGGATTCCTGTAAGGGAAATATTTTTTTGAATTTTTTTGATAGAAGGATAATTATAAGGTTTTTTTTTATTACCGAATCCCCACATATTAATTAATTTTCCAATTGTGATATCTAATTTTCCATATGTTTTTTTATTTATTTTTAAACTAATTAAAATAATTTTTAATAAATTTTTATTAATATTTAATATTTTGTTTTTCTTGAGTTGATTGAATTGATATATTATCGAATTTTTTTTCCATGAAGATAACATTTCTTCATCTTTATCTAAAGTTTTTTGTATTAAATTTTTTAAATAAAATTTATTGTCTACATGCGGTATTTTAATTTGCCAATATGTACCCATAGTTTTTCCTTGTAATATTATTTTTTTTTTCTTTTCATGATTAAAATATTGTTGATTTAAGATATTGAAAGATATTAAAAAAAAGAGAAATATCATGAATATAAAATTTAAAATTATCATTTAACTTTATCCATTAATAAAAAGAGTTGTTTTAATATAATTTTTTAGCAAAATTTTCAACGAAAATTTTTTACTAATGTTTTATTTTAATAAATTTATTTTTTTATTTTCCAATAACTCTCGATGGAGTTAATTAAAGATGGAGTGTATACTAAAAATTTATATTGATTCAATAATAGTTTTTTTTATTTGTT from Buchnera aphidicola (Hyalopterus amygdali) encodes the following:
- a CDS encoding cell division protein FtsL, whose amino-acid sequence is MKKKRYNLPQIIKNDFLLYGKVHLILLLAIILSANAVIIVVYNTRLLITEEEILNIKKKKKYDEWRNLIIEKNTLSSITF
- the rsmH gene encoding 16S rRNA (cytosine(1402)-N(4))-methyltransferase RsmH, with translation MNQKIKHISVMKKEVIKSLKIEKNGIYIDSTFGMGGHSLAILKEIGEKGELYSIDKDPMAVFIGNQIKDKRFHIVHENFSKILNHIKFKNIIGKVNGILFDLGTSSLQIEDEKRGFSFKRNGPLDMRMNPNIGISASDWLFKSDMKTISFVLKNFGEERFSKRIAYAIKNYCKKKKIKTTFELVEIIKKAIPTKNKFKHPAKRSFQAIRIYINQEFKEIQKGLENTLKILKPGGRISVISFHSLEDRIVKNFMMKNSKKEIVPYGLPITEKKLNQLKISKLKIINRILPNQKEIEKNPRSRSSVLRIAEIKENI
- the ilvN gene encoding acetolactate synthase small subunit, producing MRRILSILLENESGALSRVIGLFSQRGYNIETITVAPTEDPSLSKMTIQTIGNEKSIEQIEKQLHKLIDVLRVIKIGQNSHIEREIMLLKIQKNNCTKDDVKHTTEVFRGQIVDITSTTYVIQLAGTTKKLDSFLKIIRNISEIIEMTRSGIIGISRG
- the ilvI gene encoding acetolactate synthase 3 large subunit; amino-acid sequence: MEILSGAEMVIRSLVNQGIQHIFGYPGGAVLDIYDALKTVGGIEHILVRHEQAATHMADGYARSTGKIGVVLVTSGPGATNAITGIATAYMDSIPMIVISGQVASSLIGYDAFQECDMIGISRPIVKHSFLVKKTEDIPTVFKKAFWLASTGRPGPVVIDLPKDILKKRNKYNFSWPKSIHIRSYNPNTKGHQGQIKKALRTLLKAKKPVIYAGGGIITSNSSEELRIFAEKIHCPVTTSLMGLGAFPGNHTQSISMLGMHGTYEANMTMHHADVIFAIGVRFDDRTTNNLKKYCPNATILHIDIDPTSISKTVTADIPIVGDAKQVLKEMIELIQKEKQTNSLEEWWHSIEEWKKIKSLKYNTKSNKIKPQTIIKTLFKLTKGDSYITSDVGQHQMFTALYYQFNKPRRWINSGGLGTMGFGLPAALGVKLALPKATVICITGDGSIQMNIQELSTARQYNLSILIVNLNNSSLGMVKQWQDMIYSGRHSHSYMDSLPNFVNLVESYGHIGVKVNKNEELEEKLTFAFKKLSEGNLVFVDINIDHSEHVYPMQIQGGGMNEMWLRKKEVS